One stretch of Lysobacter sp. TY2-98 DNA includes these proteins:
- a CDS encoding phosphopantetheine-binding protein, producing MSNQTAAETELAELLVQSLNLEGVNAADIEPTAPLFGDGLGLDSIDALELALAISKRYGFQLRSDSDENRRIFGSLRALSEHVQANRAA from the coding sequence ATGTCGAACCAGACTGCCGCCGAAACCGAACTCGCCGAACTGCTCGTCCAGAGCCTCAACCTCGAAGGCGTCAACGCCGCCGACATCGAACCGACCGCGCCGCTGTTCGGCGACGGCCTGGGCCTCGATTCGATCGACGCGCTCGAACTCGCGCTCGCGATCAGCAAGCGCTACGGCTTCCAGCTGCGTTCGGACAGCGACGAGAACCGTCGCATCTTCGGTTCGCTGCGCGCGCTCAGCGAGCACGTCCAGGCCAACCGCGCGGCCTGA
- a CDS encoding NAD(P)/FAD-dependent oxidoreductase translates to MSEVRNCAIDAPEACDVLVVGGGPAGSTVATLLARAGWSVTMLEKAAHPRFHIGESLLPMNMPILERLGVLEKVREIGVLKRGADFPVEGGRYNVFHFDHALRGSSDFAFQVKREEFDQILFEHAREAGVDARENTKVGKVEFGDDGRPVRVHATGPDGAYSLRPKLLVDATGRDTLLGGALKLKKRNDRHQSAAVFSHYRGVSRREGPDAGNITVYRHAHGWMWFIPLREDVMSIGAVCSPEYLKERGGDSEAFLMRTILSVPEAAERMAGAERVAPVHATGNYAYECTRMHGPGWLMVGDAYAFVDPMFSSGVFLAMHSAEQGAKAVDAALREPAREASIFKALQKEFDTGIDEFKWFIYRFTSPTMKHLFANPRDVIGVERAVVSMLAGDVFDARPVVWRLRIFRLIYSLTALSMVRTAVRNWFARRRQARMGFEGDTLQGAP, encoded by the coding sequence ATGAGTGAGGTGCGAAATTGTGCCATCGATGCCCCCGAGGCATGTGATGTGCTGGTGGTCGGCGGCGGACCGGCGGGCAGTACGGTCGCGACATTGCTGGCGCGGGCTGGATGGTCCGTGACCATGCTGGAGAAGGCGGCGCATCCGCGCTTCCACATCGGCGAATCGTTGCTGCCGATGAACATGCCGATCCTGGAACGCCTGGGCGTACTCGAAAAAGTGCGCGAAATCGGCGTGCTCAAGCGCGGCGCGGACTTCCCCGTCGAAGGCGGCCGCTACAACGTCTTCCATTTCGACCATGCCCTGCGCGGCAGCAGCGACTTCGCGTTCCAGGTGAAGCGCGAGGAGTTCGACCAGATCCTGTTCGAACACGCGCGCGAGGCCGGCGTCGATGCGCGTGAGAACACCAAGGTCGGCAAAGTCGAGTTCGGCGATGACGGGCGTCCGGTACGCGTGCATGCGACGGGCCCGGACGGCGCGTACTCGCTGCGCCCGAAGCTGCTGGTCGACGCCACCGGTCGCGACACGCTGCTCGGCGGCGCGCTGAAGTTGAAGAAGCGCAACGATCGGCACCAGTCGGCCGCCGTGTTCAGCCACTACCGCGGCGTCTCGCGTCGCGAAGGCCCGGACGCCGGCAACATCACCGTGTATCGCCACGCGCACGGCTGGATGTGGTTCATCCCGCTGCGCGAGGACGTGATGAGCATCGGTGCGGTGTGTTCACCCGAATACCTCAAGGAACGTGGCGGCGACAGCGAAGCCTTCCTGATGCGCACGATCCTGTCCGTGCCGGAAGCCGCCGAGCGTATGGCCGGCGCCGAACGCGTCGCGCCCGTGCACGCCACCGGCAACTACGCCTACGAATGCACGCGCATGCACGGGCCGGGTTGGCTGATGGTCGGCGACGCCTACGCGTTCGTCGACCCGATGTTCTCGTCGGGTGTGTTCCTGGCCATGCACAGCGCCGAACAGGGCGCCAAGGCGGTCGACGCGGCGCTGCGCGAGCCCGCGCGCGAAGCGTCGATCTTCAAGGCCCTGCAGAAGGAATTCGACACCGGCATCGACGAGTTCAAGTGGTTCATCTACCGCTTTACCTCGCCAACGATGAAGCACCTGTTCGCGAATCCGCGCGACGTCATCGGCGTCGAGCGTGCGGTGGTGTCGATGCTCGCTGGCGACGTGTTCGACGCGCGCCCGGTGGTGTGGCGCCTGCGCATCTTCCGCCTGATCTATTCGCTGACCGCGCTGTCGATGGTCCGCACGGCGGTGCGCAACTGGTTCGCGCGTCGTCGCCAGGCCCGCATGGGCTTCGAAGGCGACACGCTGCAGGGCGCGCCATGA
- a CDS encoding pteridine-dependent deoxygenase encodes MTLPLSVGAPALSMSYSHESLDVLLASRDVLAVVAFGANAPMSDDPRLIRVALEPLGDAPLEVWRTSGHVAAGRIDDLAYAHDGTLLVAAMDVPEVDGDIRAAAEHAYAALRRRTADLGYPHLLRIWNYLDDITVGEGDEERYKHFCVGRADGLGEALSTATLPAATAIGRVRCTGRLQVYWLASRTAGTPLENPRQVSAYRYPRQYGPQPPSFARAMLPPAPMPLLLSGTAAIRGHESLHADCPDAQLDETLENIRSLVGVARTRRPDLAPQLGAETLLKAYVREADEIAQVDAGLAARAPDAPRVVLHARVCRRELRLEIDGCHG; translated from the coding sequence ATGACGCTGCCGCTGTCCGTGGGCGCGCCGGCGCTGTCGATGTCCTATTCGCACGAGTCGCTGGACGTGTTGCTCGCGTCGCGCGACGTGCTCGCCGTCGTCGCCTTCGGTGCGAACGCACCCATGTCGGACGATCCGCGCCTGATCCGCGTGGCACTGGAACCGCTGGGCGACGCACCGCTCGAGGTCTGGCGCACGTCGGGCCACGTCGCCGCCGGTCGCATCGACGACCTCGCCTACGCGCACGACGGCACGCTGCTCGTCGCCGCGATGGACGTACCGGAAGTCGATGGCGACATCCGCGCCGCCGCCGAGCACGCCTATGCCGCGCTGCGCAGGCGCACCGCCGACCTCGGCTATCCGCACCTGCTGCGCATCTGGAACTACCTCGACGACATCACCGTCGGCGAGGGCGACGAAGAGCGCTACAAGCATTTCTGCGTCGGTCGCGCCGACGGACTCGGCGAAGCGTTGTCGACGGCAACGTTGCCGGCGGCGACCGCGATCGGCCGCGTGCGTTGCACCGGGCGCCTGCAGGTGTACTGGCTCGCGTCGCGCACCGCCGGCACGCCGCTGGAAAATCCTCGCCAGGTCAGCGCCTACCGCTACCCGCGCCAGTACGGCCCGCAGCCGCCGAGTTTCGCGCGCGCCATGCTGCCGCCGGCACCGATGCCGCTGCTTCTCTCGGGAACCGCGGCGATCCGCGGCCATGAATCGCTGCACGCCGACTGCCCGGACGCGCAGCTCGACGAAACGCTCGAGAACATCCGGTCGCTCGTCGGCGTCGCACGCACGCGTCGACCCGACCTCGCACCCCAACTCGGCGCGGAAACACTGCTCAAGGCCTACGTGCGCGAGGCGGACGAGATCGCGCAGGTCGATGCCGGCCTCGCCGCGCGTGCGCCGGACGCACCGCGCGTGGTGCTGCATGCACGCGTGTGCCGGCGCGAACTGCGCCTCGAAATCGACGGTTGCCACGGGTGA
- a CDS encoding ABC transporter ATP-binding protein encodes MDNAHRRLLALLSLELHAGQCTALVGESGSGKSLTVQSLLGQLPHGLHSAAWLSYEGRDIPFRSPAHQALAGRGIAWVPQDPLAALHPLKRVGAQLVETLRVVRGMSKAEASVEARTLLDRVQVPDATSALRRYPHEFSGGQRQRIAIALALATRPRVLVADEPTSALDARIARDILQLLDTLRRDDDLAVLLVSHDLPLVAAHAQQVLVLRRGDVVEQGDARDVLTQPQHPYTRDLVASESLGADHTEERHDDAPSDVVLEARGLRLRYPGATRDALDGVDLVLHRGEALALVGESGSGKSSLGRALLRLTRGAQGEVCLHHDGRVVDLLNLTPRALREVRRAIGVVFQDPYASLDPRMRVLDLVTEPLRLHGVGDANGMREHAAALLHDVGLDASMLDRHPHQFSGGQRQRIAIARALANDPALLLCDEAVSALDAHHRLSILKLLDRLKRERRLSLLFITHDLASATQLAERIAVMEQGRIVETGSTRDVLAAPTHPHTQALLGARPATAR; translated from the coding sequence GTGGACAACGCCCATCGCCGCCTGCTTGCACTGCTTTCGCTCGAACTGCATGCCGGCCAATGCACCGCCCTGGTCGGCGAGAGCGGAAGCGGCAAGAGCCTGACCGTGCAGTCGCTGCTCGGCCAGCTTCCGCACGGGCTTCATTCGGCGGCGTGGCTGAGCTACGAAGGTCGCGACATCCCGTTCCGTTCCCCCGCGCACCAGGCCCTCGCCGGGCGCGGCATCGCATGGGTGCCACAGGATCCGCTGGCGGCGCTGCATCCACTGAAGCGCGTCGGCGCGCAACTTGTCGAAACGCTGCGCGTCGTGCGCGGCATGTCGAAAGCGGAAGCAAGTGTCGAGGCGCGTACGTTGCTCGATCGCGTGCAGGTGCCCGATGCGACCTCCGCACTGCGCCGCTATCCGCACGAGTTCTCCGGCGGGCAGCGCCAGCGCATCGCGATCGCCCTCGCGCTCGCCACGCGCCCCCGCGTGCTGGTCGCCGACGAGCCGACCTCCGCACTCGATGCGCGCATCGCCCGCGACATCCTGCAGCTGCTCGACACGCTGCGACGCGACGACGACCTCGCCGTGTTGCTCGTCAGTCACGACCTGCCGCTGGTCGCCGCGCACGCGCAGCAGGTACTGGTGTTGCGACGTGGCGACGTGGTGGAGCAGGGCGACGCGCGCGACGTCCTGACGCAGCCGCAACACCCCTACACACGCGACCTCGTGGCCAGCGAATCGCTGGGTGCCGACCACACCGAAGAACGACACGATGACGCGCCTTCGGACGTCGTGCTCGAAGCCCGCGGCCTTCGCCTTCGGTATCCCGGCGCCACGCGCGATGCACTCGACGGCGTCGATCTCGTCCTGCATCGCGGCGAGGCGCTGGCGCTGGTCGGCGAGAGTGGCAGCGGCAAGAGCTCGCTCGGCCGCGCGCTATTGCGTCTCACGCGGGGTGCGCAAGGCGAGGTGTGCCTGCATCACGACGGCCGCGTCGTCGACCTGCTGAACCTCACGCCGCGCGCGCTGCGCGAGGTGCGTCGCGCGATCGGCGTCGTGTTCCAGGATCCCTACGCATCGCTCGATCCGCGCATGCGCGTGCTCGATCTCGTCACCGAACCGCTGCGGCTGCATGGCGTGGGCGACGCGAACGGGATGCGCGAGCATGCGGCCGCGCTGCTGCACGACGTCGGCCTCGACGCCTCGATGCTCGATCGCCACCCGCATCAGTTCTCCGGCGGGCAGCGCCAGCGCATCGCGATCGCGCGTGCGCTCGCCAACGATCCCGCGCTGCTGCTCTGCGACGAGGCGGTGTCCGCGCTCGACGCGCATCATCGGCTGTCGATCCTCAAGCTGCTCGATCGCCTCAAGCGCGAGCGTCGGCTCTCGCTGTTGTTCATCACCCACGACCTCGCCAGCGCGACGCAGCTCGCCGAGCGCATCGCCGTCATGGAGCAGGGTCGCATCGTCGAGACCGGATCGACGCGCGACGTGCTGGCCGCGCCGACGCATCCCCACACGCAGGCGCTGCTCGGCGCGCGGCCTGCGACCGCGCGCTAG
- a CDS encoding ABC transporter permease, whose product MRSPFPPLVRVSLAVLGVQALVCTVGPWLLPFDAQTPDWDALSVAPGVARHGFGTDAIGRDVLARTLAGGRLSLGIGVLSSVLALLIGLTYGAVAGLAGGRVERLMVRGLDVVSAIPFLLVVILLLTLFDRSLTLLLAAIGGYVWIDFARVMRAEAARLRNEPFVLASEAMGATFAQRLRLHVVPNLLPLAMVYLGLILPQAILVESFLGFLGLSIDEPGASWGSLLSDGVQELDSAPWTLLFPAAFLVTTLAAFQMLGDGLRDWLDVRTRPQAAA is encoded by the coding sequence GTGCGTTCCCCGTTTCCGCCGCTGGTCCGCGTCAGTCTCGCCGTCCTCGGCGTGCAGGCGCTCGTGTGCACGGTCGGGCCGTGGCTACTGCCGTTCGATGCGCAGACGCCCGATTGGGACGCGTTGTCGGTGGCGCCGGGTGTCGCGCGCCACGGCTTCGGCACCGATGCGATCGGTCGCGACGTCCTCGCGCGCACGCTCGCGGGCGGCCGGCTGTCGCTCGGCATCGGCGTGCTGTCGAGCGTGCTTGCGCTGCTGATCGGGCTGACCTATGGCGCCGTGGCGGGCCTTGCCGGAGGGCGCGTCGAACGCCTGATGGTGCGCGGGCTCGACGTCGTCAGCGCGATCCCGTTCCTGCTCGTCGTCATCCTGCTGCTCACACTGTTCGACCGCTCGCTGACGCTGCTGCTCGCGGCGATCGGCGGCTACGTCTGGATCGACTTCGCGCGCGTGATGCGAGCGGAAGCCGCGCGCCTGCGCAATGAACCGTTCGTGCTCGCCTCCGAGGCGATGGGCGCGACCTTCGCGCAGCGCCTGCGCCTGCACGTGGTGCCGAACCTGTTGCCGCTGGCGATGGTGTACCTCGGCTTGATCCTGCCGCAGGCGATCCTGGTCGAAAGCTTCCTCGGCTTCCTCGGTCTGTCGATCGACGAACCCGGTGCGAGCTGGGGTTCGCTATTGAGCGACGGCGTGCAGGAACTCGACAGCGCACCGTGGACGCTGCTGTTTCCCGCCGCCTTCCTCGTGACCACGCTCGCCGCGTTCCAGATGCTCGGTGACGGCCTGCGCGACTGGCTCGACGTGCGCACGCGTCCGCAGGCCGCCGCATGA
- a CDS encoding Rrf2 family transcriptional regulator, which produces MKAKYAMRALSALAQADGARLQARALAERSGTPEKFLEAILVELRDAGLVESRRGPAGGHALARPATQIMLGDVIRVIDGPLAPVRCASVTAYRACPECPEPEACALRAVMRDARDALSNVLDAVSVGSLAANDARTLEIPA; this is translated from the coding sequence ATGAAGGCCAAGTACGCGATGCGCGCCCTGAGCGCGCTCGCGCAGGCGGACGGCGCGCGGCTTCAGGCGCGGGCGCTCGCCGAGCGCAGCGGCACGCCCGAGAAATTCCTCGAGGCGATCCTGGTCGAGCTGCGTGACGCCGGGCTGGTCGAGAGTCGTCGCGGTCCAGCCGGCGGGCATGCGCTGGCGCGCCCGGCGACGCAGATCATGCTCGGCGACGTGATCCGCGTGATCGACGGCCCGCTTGCTCCGGTGCGTTGCGCCAGCGTCACCGCCTACCGCGCCTGCCCCGAATGCCCCGAGCCTGAGGCCTGCGCGTTGCGCGCCGTGATGCGCGACGCCCGCGACGCGCTGTCGAACGTGCTCGACGCGGTGAGCGTCGGCAGCCTTGCGGCGAACGACGCCCGCACGCTGGAGATCCCCGCATGA
- a CDS encoding YezD family protein — MSTTPFPQATPRRDPPRLAIPVTEAEEAVLAALRELHFGSVEVVVHSDRIVQITRSQKLRVDGR; from the coding sequence ATGAGCACCACGCCCTTCCCGCAGGCGACGCCACGGCGCGATCCGCCGCGCCTCGCCATTCCCGTCACCGAAGCCGAGGAAGCCGTGCTCGCCGCCCTGCGCGAACTGCATTTCGGCTCGGTGGAAGTCGTCGTGCATTCCGATCGCATCGTCCAGATCACGCGCAGCCAGAAGCTGCGGGTGGACGGACGCTGA
- a CDS encoding porin, which produces MTARPTLLAVALLAATGVAHAQQPPPTVDQLAERLRVLEQKLGVPADATSSDASGESLADLDQRLKVIERQLELQAEDAANKAASASTLTVSAAKGVSFKSPAADGVEVKLRGLVQGDARAWIDDKALPQNDGFLLRRVQPILEGQFGKLVGFRVMPEFAGDSATIADAYIDLKFDPRATVRAGKFKAPIGLERLQSSGATTFMELGYPSELAPNRDFGAQLQGEFTNGLTYAVGAFNGAPDGRDAPTSSNPDSKIEYAGRVFWEPFREDASALSGLGFGISASTGDAVGTGSNVLPRYRTPGQVQFFGYRAAVLANGERRRWSPQAYYYNGPFGLLGEYIESKQDLRVGTTSATLDNRAWQLAASWVLTGEDASYRGVTRPSHPFNVDGAGFGAVELAARIGALEIDDDAFPLFADPNAAARRSRAWTLGVNWYLTQNLKLVANYSEADFDGGAAAGADRETEKTFFTRAQVSF; this is translated from the coding sequence ATGACCGCACGTCCCACTCTTCTCGCCGTCGCGTTGCTCGCCGCCACCGGCGTCGCGCATGCGCAGCAACCGCCCCCCACCGTCGACCAGCTGGCCGAGCGCCTGCGCGTGCTCGAGCAGAAGCTCGGCGTGCCAGCTGATGCCACGTCGTCTGACGCCTCCGGCGAATCGCTCGCCGATCTCGACCAGCGCCTGAAAGTCATCGAACGCCAGCTCGAACTGCAGGCCGAGGACGCCGCCAACAAGGCCGCGAGCGCGTCGACGCTCACCGTCAGCGCGGCCAAGGGCGTCTCGTTCAAGTCGCCAGCGGCCGACGGCGTCGAAGTGAAGCTGCGCGGGCTCGTGCAGGGCGATGCGCGCGCGTGGATCGACGACAAGGCGCTGCCGCAGAACGACGGCTTCCTGCTGCGCCGCGTGCAGCCCATCCTCGAAGGCCAGTTCGGCAAGCTCGTCGGCTTCCGCGTCATGCCGGAATTCGCCGGCGACAGCGCGACGATCGCCGACGCCTACATCGACCTGAAGTTCGACCCGCGCGCCACCGTGCGCGCCGGCAAGTTCAAGGCGCCGATCGGGCTGGAGCGCCTGCAGTCGTCGGGTGCGACGACCTTCATGGAACTCGGCTATCCGTCCGAGCTCGCCCCCAACCGCGACTTCGGCGCGCAGCTGCAGGGCGAGTTCACCAACGGCCTGACGTACGCCGTCGGCGCGTTCAACGGCGCGCCGGACGGCCGCGACGCGCCAACGTCGAGCAATCCCGACTCCAAGATCGAGTACGCCGGCCGCGTGTTCTGGGAACCGTTCCGCGAGGACGCGAGCGCACTGTCCGGCCTCGGCTTCGGCATTTCCGCGAGCACGGGCGACGCCGTCGGCACCGGCTCCAACGTGCTGCCGCGCTACCGCACGCCGGGCCAGGTGCAGTTCTTCGGCTACCGCGCCGCGGTGCTCGCGAACGGCGAACGCCGGCGCTGGTCGCCGCAGGCGTACTACTACAACGGCCCGTTCGGGCTGCTCGGCGAATACATCGAGTCGAAGCAGGACCTGCGCGTCGGCACGACGTCGGCCACGCTCGACAACCGCGCCTGGCAGCTCGCCGCGAGCTGGGTGCTCACGGGCGAGGACGCGTCGTATCGCGGCGTAACGCGGCCTAGCCATCCTTTTAACGTCGACGGCGCAGGCTTCGGTGCAGTGGAACTCGCGGCGCGCATCGGCGCCCTGGAGATCGACGACGACGCCTTCCCGCTGTTCGCCGACCCGAATGCGGCCGCACGCCGCAGCCGTGCGTGGACGCTGGGCGTCAACTGGTACCTGACCCAGAACCTCAAGCTCGTCGCCAACTACTCGGAAGCGGACTTCGACGGCGGTGCCGCCGCCGGCGCCGATCGCGAAACCGAGAAGACCTTCTTCACCCGCGCCCAAGTCTCCTTCTGA
- a CDS encoding sulfate ABC transporter substrate-binding protein gives MKTLLRTAVLAATLIAGAAHAKDLQLLNVSYDPTREFYADVNTRFAAEWKQKTGETLDIRASHGGSGKQARSVIDGLEADVVTLALAGDIDQIAANAKLLPANWQTRLPHNSAPYTSTIVLLVRKGNPKGIKDWGDLVKPGVSVITPNPKTSGGARWNYLAAWTYASQQLRDGDKVVDWMSKLFKNVPVLDSGARGATTTFVERGIGDVLIAWENEALLTLSQPGNAGKYEIVVPSVSILAEPPVAWVDKNVAKHGTRKQAEAYLRFLYSPTGQQLAAKHFFRPIDTTGVAAADLARFPKVKLVTIDGAFGGWKKAQAQHFADGGFFDRIYRP, from the coding sequence ATGAAGACCTTGCTCCGCACCGCCGTGCTCGCCGCGACGCTGATCGCCGGCGCCGCGCACGCCAAAGACCTGCAACTGCTCAACGTCTCCTACGACCCGACACGCGAGTTCTACGCGGACGTCAACACGCGCTTCGCCGCCGAGTGGAAGCAGAAGACCGGCGAAACGCTCGACATCCGCGCCTCGCACGGCGGCTCGGGCAAGCAGGCGCGTTCGGTCATCGACGGCCTCGAAGCCGACGTGGTGACGCTCGCGCTTGCCGGCGACATCGACCAGATCGCCGCGAACGCCAAGCTGCTGCCGGCGAACTGGCAGACGCGCCTGCCGCACAACAGCGCGCCGTACACGTCGACGATCGTCCTGCTCGTGCGCAAGGGCAATCCGAAGGGCATCAAGGACTGGGGCGACCTGGTGAAGCCCGGCGTGTCGGTGATCACGCCGAACCCGAAGACCTCGGGCGGCGCGCGCTGGAACTACCTCGCCGCGTGGACGTACGCCTCGCAGCAGTTGCGCGATGGCGACAAGGTCGTCGACTGGATGTCGAAGCTGTTCAAGAACGTGCCGGTGCTCGACAGCGGCGCGCGCGGCGCAACGACGACGTTCGTCGAGCGCGGCATCGGCGACGTGCTGATCGCGTGGGAGAACGAGGCGCTGCTGACGCTTTCGCAGCCGGGCAATGCGGGCAAGTACGAGATCGTCGTGCCGTCGGTGTCGATCCTCGCCGAGCCACCGGTGGCGTGGGTCGACAAGAACGTCGCCAAGCACGGCACGCGTAAGCAGGCCGAGGCCTACCTGCGCTTCCTGTATTCGCCCACCGGCCAGCAACTCGCGGCCAAGCACTTCTTCCGTCCGATCGACACCACCGGCGTGGCCGCCGCGGATCTCGCGCGCTTCCCGAAGGTCAAGCTCGTGACCATCGACGGCGCGTTCGGCGGCTGGAAGAAGGCGCAGGCGCAGCACTTCGCCGACGGCGGCTTCTTCGACCGCATCTATCGCCCGTGA
- the cysT gene encoding sulfate ABC transporter permease subunit CysT, giving the protein MEGPTPRTSRRARRSPLPGFGLSLGLGMAWLGAVVLLPLLALAVRAAGLGHDGWLRAIHDERVQQALKLSFGASFAAAVVASLAGVLIAWVLVRYRFPARRLLDALVDLPFALPTAVAGIALTAIYSPKGWVGQYAETLGWKIAYTPIGIVIALVFIGLPFAVRTVQPVLETLGREQEEAAASLGASRFTTWRRVVLPEVLPAALTGFSLAFARALGEYGSVIFIAGNLPYKTEIAPLLITIRLEEYDYNGAIAIAALLLVASFVCLLAINAIPSLFAHSKGGRRV; this is encoded by the coding sequence ATCGAAGGCCCGACGCCGCGCACGTCCCGACGTGCGCGGCGCTCGCCGTTGCCGGGCTTCGGGCTGAGTCTTGGGCTCGGCATGGCGTGGCTGGGCGCGGTCGTACTGCTGCCGTTGCTCGCGCTCGCGGTGCGCGCGGCAGGCCTGGGACACGACGGTTGGCTGCGCGCGATCCACGACGAACGCGTGCAGCAGGCGCTGAAGCTGAGCTTCGGCGCATCGTTCGCGGCGGCGGTGGTCGCCTCGCTGGCCGGCGTGTTGATCGCGTGGGTGCTGGTGCGTTATCGCTTTCCCGCGCGGCGCCTGCTCGACGCGCTCGTCGACCTGCCGTTCGCGTTGCCGACCGCGGTCGCCGGCATCGCGCTCACCGCGATCTATTCGCCGAAGGGCTGGGTCGGCCAGTACGCGGAGACGCTCGGCTGGAAGATCGCGTACACGCCGATCGGCATCGTGATCGCGCTGGTGTTCATCGGCCTGCCGTTCGCGGTGCGCACGGTGCAACCGGTGCTGGAAACACTGGGCCGTGAGCAGGAAGAAGCCGCGGCGTCGCTGGGTGCGTCGCGTTTCACGACGTGGCGTCGCGTCGTGCTGCCGGAAGTGCTGCCCGCCGCGCTCACCGGCTTCTCGCTCGCGTTCGCGCGCGCGCTCGGCGAATACGGCTCGGTGATCTTCATCGCCGGCAACCTGCCGTACAAGACGGAGATCGCGCCGCTGCTCATTACGATTCGCCTCGAGGAATACGACTACAACGGCGCGATCGCGATCGCCGCGCTGCTGCTCGTCGCCTCGTTCGTCTGCCTGCTCGCGATCAACGCGATTCCGTCGCTGTTCGCGCATTCGAAGGGAGGCCGCCGTGTCTGA
- the cysW gene encoding sulfate ABC transporter permease subunit CysW codes for MRWPLILLAFVLMAALVVLPLLMVLSAAFGDGFRAWWSALTTDDAIAALKLTLFTAGIAVPLNAVFGVLLAWAVTRFDFRGKRVLLALIDLPFAVSPVVAGLCLVLLFGSHGWFASFLEQHDLKILFARPSIVLATLFITFPFVARELIPLMQQQGADEELAARSLGAGAWTMFRRVTLPNIKWGLLYGVLLCAARAMGEFGAVSVVSGHIRGLTNTLPLHIEILYNEFDSTAAFAAASLLAGLALVTLILKFWLESRHGDALARPTVRH; via the coding sequence ATGCGCTGGCCGCTGATCCTGCTCGCGTTCGTGCTGATGGCCGCGCTGGTCGTGCTGCCGTTGCTGATGGTGCTGAGCGCGGCGTTCGGCGACGGCTTCCGCGCGTGGTGGTCGGCGCTGACCACCGACGACGCGATCGCCGCGCTGAAGCTCACGCTGTTCACCGCCGGCATCGCGGTGCCGCTCAATGCCGTGTTCGGCGTATTGCTCGCCTGGGCGGTGACGCGCTTCGACTTCCGCGGCAAGCGCGTGCTGCTCGCGCTGATCGACCTGCCGTTCGCGGTGTCGCCGGTCGTCGCCGGTCTGTGCCTCGTGCTGCTGTTCGGTTCGCATGGCTGGTTCGCGTCGTTCCTCGAGCAACACGACCTCAAGATCCTGTTCGCGCGTCCCAGCATCGTGCTGGCCACGTTGTTCATCACGTTCCCGTTCGTCGCGCGCGAGCTGATCCCACTGATGCAACAGCAGGGCGCGGACGAGGAACTCGCCGCGCGCTCGCTCGGCGCGGGCGCATGGACGATGTTCCGTCGCGTCACGCTGCCCAACATCAAGTGGGGCCTGCTCTACGGCGTGCTGCTGTGCGCGGCGCGCGCGATGGGCGAGTTCGGCGCGGTGTCGGTGGTGTCGGGCCACATCCGCGGGCTGACCAACACGCTGCCGCTGCACATCGAGATCCTCTACAACGAGTTCGACAGCACCGCAGCGTTCGCCGCCGCGTCGCTGCTGGCCGGCCTCGCCCTCGTCACGCTCATCCTGAAATTCTGGCTGGAGTCCCGCCATGGCGACGCCCTCGCTCGCCCTACCGTTCGCCACTGA